From the Thermodesulfobacteriota bacterium genome, one window contains:
- the bioD gene encoding dethiobiotin synthase → GWSVNRGHYGMKKSLFITGTDTGVGKTFVACALARGFKAQGMKVGVMKPVETGCRGRNGGLIPEDARKLREAAGSEDPIDTINPYRFSPPLAPSLAAREAGVTIELQRIKRSYEELSEKNDVVIVEGAGGLMVPLTDSKTFADLVLFLGLPMVVVAPNRLGVINHTLLTVRCAEAAGIEVRGAVLNNLSVETDESAPHNAGELKRLGITVIKTLPFSKEGEGSDLFRELIEFIL, encoded by the coding sequence GGTTGGAGCGTCAATAGGGGCCATTACGGAATGAAAAAATCCCTCTTCATAACCGGAACCGATACGGGCGTCGGCAAGACCTTCGTCGCCTGCGCGCTCGCGCGGGGTTTTAAGGCACAGGGCATGAAAGTCGGCGTCATGAAGCCGGTCGAGACCGGGTGCCGTGGCAGGAACGGAGGCCTTATCCCCGAAGACGCAAGGAAACTCCGGGAAGCCGCCGGAAGCGAGGACCCAATCGACACCATAAACCCCTACCGCTTCTCCCCCCCTCTGGCCCCTTCGCTGGCCGCAAGAGAGGCGGGCGTTACAATAGAGCTTCAGAGAATAAAGAGATCCTACGAAGAGCTTTCCGAAAAGAACGACGTGGTGATCGTCGAGGGCGCGGGCGGACTCATGGTGCCGCTAACGGATAGTAAGACCTTCGCAGACCTCGTCCTCTTCCTCGGCCTGCCTATGGTAGTGGTCGCCCCGAACCGTCTCGGGGTGATAAACCACACGCTCCTTACGGTCCGCTGCGCCGAGGCGGCCGGGATAGAGGTGCGCGGCGCCGTACTGAACAACCTCTCCGTGGAAACCGACGAGAGCGCCCCGCACAACGCCGGTGAGCTTAAACGGCTCGGCATAACCGTAATAAAAACCCTCCCCTTCTCGAAAGAAGGGGAGGGTTCGGATCTGTTCAGGGA